In Aestuariibaculum lutulentum, one DNA window encodes the following:
- a CDS encoding aminopeptidase P family protein yields MKYHPIDNALFIHNRKNFTAQMKPNSLAVFNSNDIYPIGADSTMPFQQDRNIFYLSGVDQESSILLLFPDCPNPKHREILFLTETNEHIAIWEGAKLDKEQAFKTSGIKTVYWLQDFNKIFKEVMSQCDTVYVNTNEHYRSNVETQTREDRFNKWLKETFPAHSVAKSNPILQRLRSVKHQIEIDLIQNACNITEKAFRRVLGFVKPGVWEYEIEAEMAHEFLRNRSKGFAYTPIIAAGNNANVLHYIENNQQCKDGDLILFDTAAEYANYASDLSRTIPVSGRFNDRQKAVYNAVLRVKNEATKLLVPGTIWADYHVEVGKMMTSELLGLGLLDKADVQNENPDWPAYKKYFMHGTSHHMGLDTHDYGILTEPMQANMVFTVEPGIYIPDEGFGIRLEDDVVVQEKGGPLNLMANIPIEVEEIEDLMNS; encoded by the coding sequence ATGAAATATCATCCAATAGACAACGCTCTATTTATTCACAACAGAAAGAATTTCACAGCTCAAATGAAACCGAATAGTTTGGCTGTTTTCAATTCTAACGATATTTACCCTATAGGTGCCGATAGTACGATGCCATTTCAACAGGATCGCAATATTTTTTATTTAAGCGGTGTCGATCAGGAATCAAGTATTTTACTTTTATTCCCGGATTGTCCTAACCCAAAACACCGTGAAATACTATTCTTAACAGAAACTAACGAACATATTGCTATTTGGGAAGGTGCCAAACTTGATAAAGAACAGGCTTTTAAAACTTCAGGAATCAAAACCGTATACTGGTTACAGGATTTCAACAAGATTTTCAAAGAAGTGATGTCACAGTGTGATACGGTTTATGTAAACACTAACGAACACTACCGCTCGAATGTGGAAACACAAACACGTGAAGATCGTTTCAACAAATGGTTAAAGGAAACTTTTCCAGCGCACAGCGTAGCGAAAAGCAATCCAATTTTACAACGTCTACGTTCGGTAAAACACCAGATTGAAATTGACTTAATTCAAAACGCCTGTAATATTACTGAAAAAGCATTCCGTCGGGTATTAGGATTTGTAAAACCAGGTGTTTGGGAATACGAGATAGAAGCTGAAATGGCTCACGAATTTTTACGCAACCGCTCAAAAGGATTTGCTTACACCCCAATTATTGCTGCAGGAAATAATGCCAATGTGTTACACTACATTGAAAACAACCAGCAATGTAAAGACGGTGATTTAATTTTATTTGACACTGCAGCCGAATATGCAAACTATGCCAGTGATTTAAGTCGAACAATTCCTGTTTCCGGTCGTTTTAACGACAGACAAAAAGCGGTTTATAATGCTGTATTACGTGTTAAAAACGAAGCTACAAAACTACTTGTGCCAGGAACTATTTGGGCCGACTACCATGTTGAAGTTGGTAAAATGATGACTTCGGAATTATTAGGTTTAGGACTTTTAGACAAAGCCGATGTACAAAACGAAAATCCAGACTGGCCAGCCTATAAAAAATACTTTATGCATGGTACGTCACACCACATGGGATTAGACACGCACGATTACGGTATTTTAACCGAACCAATGCAAGCCAATATGGTATTTACTGTTGAACCTGGTATTTACATTCCTGATGAAGGTTTCGGAATTCGTTTAGAAGACGATGTTGTAGTTCAAGAGAAAGGAGGACCATTAAACTTAATGGCTAACATCCCGATTGAAGTTGAAGAAATTGAAGATTTAATGAACAGTTAA
- a CDS encoding succinate dehydrogenase cytochrome b subunit gives MSGFFKSSIGRKVAMALSAFFLMIFLFQHFVINLLSVFSGDIFNEVSHFMGTNWLIQFVMQPVLIFGVVFHFIMGFILEIKNKKAQGVAYAKNNGAANSTWVSRNMIYSGLVILAFILLHFIDFWFPEINTKYIQGDWSGVHEGVEGYRYFHELQEKFVNPARVAAYVVAFVFLALHLLHGFTSAFQSMGATAGRKKTLQNIGKAYSIIIPAGFVIIALYHHFNHIH, from the coding sequence ATGAGCGGATTTTTTAAATCTTCGATTGGAAGAAAAGTAGCGATGGCATTATCGGCTTTCTTCCTAATGATTTTCTTATTTCAACATTTTGTAATAAACCTTTTATCTGTTTTTAGTGGTGACATCTTCAATGAAGTGTCTCACTTTATGGGAACTAACTGGTTAATTCAATTTGTAATGCAACCAGTTTTAATTTTTGGTGTGGTATTCCACTTTATCATGGGATTCATCTTAGAAATTAAAAACAAAAAAGCACAAGGAGTAGCCTATGCTAAAAATAATGGAGCTGCAAACTCAACTTGGGTTAGTAGAAACATGATTTATAGTGGTTTGGTTATTTTAGCTTTTATCTTACTTCACTTTATCGATTTCTGGTTTCCGGAAATTAACACAAAGTACATTCAAGGCGATTGGTCTGGGGTACACGAAGGTGTTGAAGGGTACAGATATTTCCATGAATTACAGGAGAAATTTGTTAACCCGGCAAGAGTAGCTGCTTACGTAGTTGCGTTTGTGTTTTTAGCATTACACTTGTTACACGGTTTTACATCGGCATTCCAATCTATGGGAGCTACGGCTGGAAGAAAGAAAACATTACAAAACATTGGTAAAGCATATTCAATTATTATCCCAGCAGGATTTGTAATTATTGCGTTATACCATCATTTTAATCATATCCATTAA
- a CDS encoding aspartate kinase has translation MKVLKFGGTSVGSVESISNVKNIINDGDKKIVVLSAMSGTTNHLVSIAKDIEKGNASEAANKVNSLHETYKVVVNNLLNTNTELNADVQAYVSEVFALLLGATEKAFTQVLENEILAQGEILSTYMVNAYLKQEGVSSTLLPALSFMRIDAEKDPDLNYIKSHLKTVLENAEDAEIYITQGFICLDAEGEISNLQRGGSDYTATIIGAAIIAEEVQIWTDIDGMHNNDPRYVENTRPISNLSFDEAAELAYFGAKILHPQTVTPVREDNIPVRLKNTMNPEAHGTLINNNHSEVGIKAIAAKDGITAIKIKSARMLNAHGFLKKVFEIFEVYKTSIDMITTSEVAVSLTIDDDKNLDKILVELEKIATIEVDKGQSIVCLVGHSVVNHHDTYKLFQILQDVKIRMISYGGSNNNISLLINSNDKIKTLSKLNDYLFELVTL, from the coding sequence ATGAAAGTATTAAAATTTGGAGGGACCTCGGTAGGGTCGGTAGAGAGTATTAGTAATGTGAAAAACATTATTAATGATGGAGATAAGAAAATTGTGGTATTATCGGCAATGTCTGGTACGACCAATCATTTAGTGTCTATAGCCAAGGATATTGAAAAAGGAAATGCAAGTGAAGCGGCTAATAAAGTAAATAGCCTTCATGAAACATATAAAGTAGTTGTAAATAACCTGTTAAATACCAATACAGAATTAAATGCCGATGTTCAGGCTTATGTTTCTGAAGTATTTGCTTTGTTGTTAGGAGCGACTGAAAAAGCCTTTACTCAAGTTTTAGAAAATGAAATTTTAGCACAAGGTGAAATTTTATCAACTTATATGGTAAATGCTTACTTAAAGCAAGAAGGTGTAAGTTCTACTTTATTGCCGGCTTTAAGTTTTATGCGTATTGATGCTGAAAAAGATCCGGATTTAAATTATATAAAATCGCATTTAAAAACGGTTTTAGAAAATGCAGAGGATGCTGAGATTTATATCACTCAAGGATTTATTTGTTTAGATGCTGAAGGTGAAATTTCTAACCTGCAACGCGGCGGAAGCGATTATACTGCGACTATTATTGGAGCAGCTATTATAGCTGAAGAGGTTCAAATCTGGACTGATATCGACGGTATGCATAATAACGACCCGAGATATGTTGAAAATACCAGACCAATTTCAAATTTATCGTTTGATGAGGCGGCTGAGTTAGCATATTTCGGAGCAAAAATATTACACCCACAAACGGTAACGCCGGTAAGAGAAGATAATATTCCGGTGCGTTTAAAGAATACAATGAACCCTGAGGCTCATGGTACTTTAATTAACAACAATCATTCTGAAGTTGGTATTAAAGCTATTGCAGCAAAAGATGGTATCACTGCTATTAAGATTAAATCGGCGCGCATGTTAAATGCTCATGGTTTCTTAAAGAAAGTATTCGAAATATTTGAAGTTTATAAAACGTCAATCGATATGATTACAACTTCAGAAGTTGCTGTGTCGTTAACCATTGATGATGATAAAAACTTAGACAAGATTTTAGTTGAATTAGAAAAAATTGCAACTATTGAGGTCGATAAGGGACAAAGTATCGTATGTTTAGTAGGACACTCTGTGGTGAATCACCACGATACTTATAAGTTGTTCCAGATTTTACAAGATGTAAAAATTAGAATGATTTCATACGGGGGAAGTAACAATAACATTTCTCTATTAATCAATTCTAACGATAAAATAAAAACACTTAGCAAGCTAAACGATTATTTATTTGAATTAGTCACTCTGTAA